In the Sulfurimonas sp. genome, one interval contains:
- the rpmG gene encoding 50S ribosomal protein L33 produces the protein MREAIHLGCEKCTRRNYHTTKNKKTHTEKFSVKKYCKFCREHTVHKEMKL, from the coding sequence ATGAGAGAAGCAATACATTTAGGATGTGAGAAGTGTACTCGTCGTAACTATCACACTACTAAAAACAAAAAAACTCATACTGAAAAATTTTCAGTAAAAAAATATTGCAAATTTTGTCGTGAGCACACTGTTCACAAAGAGATGAAACTGTAA
- the secE gene encoding preprotein translocase subunit SecE, whose product MNLGTHIRNAKLELSKVIFPTKGQVKQAYISVVIVVTVIAAFLALIDLVMSSIMSAILG is encoded by the coding sequence ATGAATTTAGGTACACATATTAGAAATGCAAAACTGGAACTAAGTAAAGTTATTTTTCCTACTAAAGGTCAAGTTAAACAAGCTTATATCTCAGTTGTAATCGTTGTAACTGTAATTGCTGCTTTTTTAGCTTTAATTGATTTGGTTATGTCATCAATTATGTCGGCAATTCTAGGATAA